One Spirochaeta africana DSM 8902 genomic window carries:
- a CDS encoding CarD family transcriptional regulator: MSASQTKKKPAAFKAGQEIVYPLQGVGTIQKIEEREFQGNPMMYYVIYLEVSDMTVMVPIDRAEELGIRAIVSAKDAEHAMQLVGEASDPIPADWKMRYQMNLDLLKEGSVSDIARVVRSLYHRSKIKELPILERKLFDSALTLLVAETASALGKTKKEMEEAIFTRLESEKPELAEDEEDTMTDDLDEDLEV; encoded by the coding sequence ATGAGCGCTTCTCAAACCAAAAAGAAACCGGCTGCATTCAAAGCTGGTCAGGAAATTGTATACCCTCTGCAGGGGGTTGGTACCATCCAGAAGATCGAAGAGCGTGAGTTTCAGGGCAATCCGATGATGTACTACGTTATCTACCTGGAAGTTTCAGATATGACGGTGATGGTTCCGATCGATCGTGCCGAGGAACTCGGTATCCGTGCAATAGTCAGTGCTAAAGATGCCGAACACGCCATGCAGCTGGTTGGCGAGGCCAGCGACCCGATCCCCGCAGACTGGAAAATGCGATACCAGATGAACCTTGACCTGTTGAAGGAAGGCAGCGTCTCGGATATCGCCCGGGTAGTTCGCAGCCTGTATCATCGCAGCAAGATCAAGGAACTGCCAATACTGGAGCGCAAGCTGTTTGACAGCGCCCTGACGCTGCTGGTAGCCGAAACCGCCTCTGCACTGGGAAAAACCAAGAAAGAGATGGAAGAGGCGATCTTCACCCGACTGGAATCGGAGAAACCCGAGCTTGCCGAGGATGAAGAGGACACCATGACCGACGACCTCGATGAAGATCTTGAGGTATAG
- a CDS encoding AAA family ATPase — protein sequence MVKSELVQRSPLRILEKSIHGGLGTGNIGVIAAPEGVGKTAVLVHLATDKLLQDKHVIHVSFSEKTDHIIAWYEDIYSEIARTKNLENAMDVHDEVVKNRVIMNFTQGEVPIEKMIKSVRAMIEEGDFAADMIIVDGFDFSRSSTDELVQLREFLSEDKLAVWFSASVPADQKFQPGQAPALLEGLMEQISVLVTLDDGGDHICLRLVKDHEHDHPEDPHLMLDAKSLLVAEDK from the coding sequence ATGGTTAAATCCGAATTGGTGCAGCGTAGCCCGCTGCGAATACTGGAAAAATCGATTCACGGCGGTCTGGGCACCGGAAATATCGGGGTGATCGCGGCTCCCGAGGGTGTTGGCAAGACCGCGGTGCTGGTGCATCTTGCCACTGACAAGCTGCTGCAGGACAAACATGTTATCCATGTTTCGTTCTCCGAGAAAACCGACCACATTATCGCGTGGTACGAAGACATCTACTCCGAGATTGCGCGCACTAAAAACCTGGAAAATGCTATGGATGTTCACGACGAGGTGGTGAAGAACCGCGTCATCATGAACTTTACCCAGGGTGAGGTGCCGATCGAAAAAATGATCAAGAGTGTCCGGGCAATGATCGAGGAGGGCGATTTTGCAGCCGACATGATCATTGTCGACGGGTTTGATTTTTCCCGATCCAGCACCGACGAATTGGTCCAGCTCAGGGAGTTTCTGAGCGAAGACAAGCTTGCGGTGTGGTTCAGCGCTTCAGTTCCGGCTGACCAGAAGTTTCAGCCCGGTCAGGCACCTGCACTGCTGGAAGGCCTGATGGAGCAGATCAGCGTACTGGTAACCCTGGATGATGGCGGCGACCATATCTGCCTGCGACTGGTGAAGGATCACGAGCACGATCATCCGGAAGATCCGCATTTGATGCTTGACGCCAAGAGCCTGCTGGTAGCCGAGGACAAGTAG